The Pedobacter mucosus genome window below encodes:
- a CDS encoding nicotinamide mononucleotide adenylyltransferase has protein sequence MEREILDTKRKALKINLDPHIYGTFAEIGAGQEVSRNFFNAGAASGTVAKTMSAYDMTFSDAIYGAEASGRYVSQNRLIQMLDHEFGLLNERLSGKEYESRTFFAFANTVTTLNFKRTNDPHGWVGLRFQSEPAGLPNEIFFHVRLLDTDVLMQQRVLGIIGVNLLYAAFYYAKEPKIMVESLADNLTIGSVEIDLISVKGPAFPHANNILLNLYMIMKDFSAAAIFDSEAHPRQAKDLLYKKDIMILRTKYGQKSNPNFSLFNKATDQFKRTNQVVDGNLAVMIEVLLTNVLTDTQETPDDIDLESVAKRTQDMCDTGNTVIVSNFTRHNRLAKYLARCKPKSVGLATNINNLKFVFNANNFKGENYSGQLLSYVNDMFNTNVRLFAYPFLDKNTNEVITTANMPITPEAKPLFDFLLVNGYITDIEDYSDDEVKTV, from the coding sequence ATGGAAAGAGAAATTTTGGATACAAAGCGAAAAGCACTTAAAATTAATCTTGATCCTCATATTTACGGCACTTTTGCTGAAATAGGAGCTGGACAAGAAGTTTCTAGAAATTTCTTTAATGCTGGGGCAGCATCAGGAACAGTTGCTAAAACAATGTCTGCATACGATATGACCTTTAGTGATGCCATTTATGGTGCAGAAGCATCCGGTAGATATGTAAGTCAGAATCGGCTTATCCAAATGCTCGATCACGAATTTGGATTACTGAATGAGCGATTATCAGGTAAGGAATACGAAAGTCGAACTTTTTTCGCTTTCGCAAATACAGTAACAACATTAAATTTTAAACGAACAAACGATCCTCATGGATGGGTTGGCCTTCGTTTTCAAAGTGAGCCTGCGGGCTTACCAAATGAGATATTTTTCCACGTTCGTTTATTAGACACTGATGTGCTTATGCAGCAGCGTGTTTTAGGTATTATAGGCGTTAACTTACTCTACGCGGCATTTTACTACGCCAAGGAGCCAAAAATAATGGTAGAGTCTTTAGCTGATAATTTAACCATCGGCTCTGTTGAAATTGATCTTATCTCAGTTAAAGGACCAGCTTTTCCTCATGCGAACAACATCTTACTTAATCTTTATATGATTATGAAAGATTTTTCAGCAGCTGCGATATTTGATTCAGAAGCACATCCCCGACAGGCTAAAGATTTATTGTACAAAAAGGATATCATGATATTAAGAACTAAATATGGACAAAAATCAAATCCTAATTTTAGTTTATTTAACAAAGCCACTGATCAATTTAAACGTACTAATCAGGTTGTAGATGGTAATTTAGCAGTGATGATCGAAGTTTTATTAACCAATGTTTTAACCGATACGCAGGAAACTCCCGATGATATCGACTTGGAATCAGTTGCTAAGAGAACACAGGATATGTGCGATACTGGAAACACGGTTATTGTATCGAACTTTACACGTCATAATCGTTTAGCTAAATATTTAGCAAGATGTAAACCTAAAAGTGTTGGATTGGCAACAAATATCAATAACCTTAAATTTGTGTTTAATGCTAATAATTTTAAGGGTGAAAATTATTCTGGACAATTGTTAAGCTATGTTAATGATATGTTCAATACAAATGTGCGCTTATTTGCATACCCGTTTTTAGATAAAAACACAAATGAGGTAATTACCACAGCAAATATGCCCATTACACCAGAAGCCAAACCATTATTTGATTTCCTTTTAGTTAATGGCTACATAACCGATATAGAAGATTACAGTGACGATGAAGTTAAGACGGTTTAA
- a CDS encoding response regulator produces the protein MNTTDIFYVEDDVDYAFFMQSAMQEVQDTLNLTIVDDGVEAATTLSKFEELQIKPKLILLDLNLPGLSGLDILKFIRENPYFKSVPVILFSTSDDPNDIKSSIEYGANAYLAKPNGYENLVECLHSIHDFWFNRHLRLN, from the coding sequence ATGAATACTACAGATATATTTTATGTTGAGGATGATGTAGACTATGCTTTTTTTATGCAAAGCGCAATGCAGGAAGTGCAAGATACCTTAAATTTAACAATTGTTGATGATGGGGTAGAAGCAGCCACTACGCTTAGTAAATTTGAAGAGTTACAAATTAAACCAAAACTTATCCTACTGGATTTAAATTTACCTGGATTATCTGGTTTGGATATATTAAAATTCATTCGAGAAAACCCTTATTTTAAATCGGTACCAGTTATTCTATTTTCAACATCAGATGACCCTAATGATATTAAATCTTCAATTGAATATGGCGCAAATGCTTACCTCGCAAAACCAAATGGCTACGAAAATTTAGTCGAATGTTTACATTCAATTCACGATTTTTGGTTTAATCGACACCTCAGATTAAACTAA
- a CDS encoding OmpA family protein: protein MNTRITKSTMLVALLGLTSQLFAQDTPTTSGRFGKQSLRTWSVGAQGGIFSQNTFLGGQSLRAREFKSIGYGAFIKKQILPALGLQADFLRGEIKTANYAGQTTLATGLEQKNSINYAGSLTAVLNIANFSLNTENAVLIPYIKAGAGYMSSDSQVGNTEVFNEREGWYIPTGVGFKFGVSKGINIDLGYDINFIKSSPTVRNAYNGNRYSYSHVGLEFALGNKENSQLQNYSAVADLRKQSAEESAELRRSLSTAEQNAQRDREQYAKDLGDDDTDGVANKFDKCPGTPSGTVVDGSGCPLAAPKTQVIKETTVITEADRKVVRDAISNLEFDLGKSTIRSKSNATLNRVAALLMEKNFSLKLAGHTDNTGGRELNLRLSKERAESVKAYLVAQGANASRVEAVGYGPDQPISTNKTAAGRQENRRVEFTLY from the coding sequence ATGAATACGAGAATTACAAAATCAACAATGCTAGTTGCTTTGTTAGGTTTAACATCCCAATTATTTGCGCAAGATACGCCAACAACATCTGGAAGATTTGGAAAGCAGTCACTAAGAACTTGGAGCGTAGGTGCTCAAGGAGGTATTTTTAGTCAAAATACATTTTTAGGTGGTCAAAGTCTAAGGGCTAGAGAATTCAAAAGCATAGGTTATGGCGCTTTCATTAAAAAGCAAATTTTACCAGCTTTAGGCTTACAAGCTGATTTTTTAAGAGGTGAAATCAAAACTGCAAATTATGCAGGACAAACTACACTTGCAACAGGTCTTGAGCAAAAAAATAGTATCAACTATGCTGGATCATTAACAGCAGTATTAAACATTGCTAACTTTAGTTTGAATACTGAAAACGCAGTATTAATTCCATACATTAAAGCTGGTGCTGGTTATATGTCTTCAGATTCTCAAGTTGGAAATACTGAAGTTTTTAATGAAAGAGAAGGTTGGTACATCCCAACAGGAGTTGGATTTAAATTTGGAGTTTCTAAAGGAATCAATATTGATTTAGGTTACGATATCAACTTTATCAAATCTTCTCCAACAGTTAGAAACGCTTACAATGGAAATAGATACTCATATTCTCACGTAGGTTTAGAATTTGCTTTAGGAAACAAAGAAAATTCACAGTTACAAAACTACAGTGCAGTAGCTGATTTACGTAAACAAAGTGCTGAAGAAAGTGCAGAATTAAGAAGATCATTATCTACAGCTGAGCAAAATGCACAAAGAGATAGAGAGCAATATGCAAAAGATTTAGGTGATGATGATACTGATGGTGTTGCAAATAAATTTGACAAATGCCCAGGTACTCCTTCAGGAACTGTAGTTGATGGTTCAGGTTGCCCATTAGCAGCTCCAAAAACTCAAGTGATTAAAGAAACTACCGTAATTACTGAAGCAGATCGTAAAGTGGTTAGAGATGCGATTTCTAATTTAGAATTTGATTTAGGTAAATCTACTATCCGTTCAAAATCGAATGCAACTTTAAATCGTGTAGCTGCATTATTAATGGAGAAAAACTTTAGCTTAAAATTAGCTGGTCACACTGATAATACTGGTGGCAGAGAATTAAACTTACGTTTATCAAAAGAAAGAGCTGAATCAGTAAAAGCTTATTTAGTAGCTCAAGGTGCAAATGCATCAAGAGTTGAAGCTGTAGGTTACGGTCCTGATCAACCAATTTCTACAAACAAAACTGCAGCCGGTCGTCAAGAAAACCGTCGTGTAGAATTCACATTATATTAA
- a CDS encoding S66 peptidase family protein: protein MNRKHFLSSFIATATMLPALKIFKNDFNGENSNVKVPPYLKSGDTIGITSPAGFITEAQVQPSILQMQSWGFNIKVGSTIGKRDFTYGGSDEERMADFQNMLDDPKINAIMCARGGYGFVRIIDKLDFTAFKRNPKWLIGFSDITVLHSHLAKNFGVASIHSKMCNSFPDDWTKAEPIQIETILSIKNALTGQELKYIAPINIYNRFGKANGLLIGGNLSIIETLAGSNSDLDTSGKILFVEDTGEYLYSLDRMFWNLKRSGKLKNLKGLIVGGFKVKPDDIGEEFGKTIYDIVLEKVKEYNYPISFDFPVGHQRNNFAYKCGTNHKFEVNENGSFLETL from the coding sequence ATGAATAGAAAACATTTTCTTTCTTCATTTATCGCGACAGCAACCATGCTTCCTGCTTTAAAAATTTTTAAAAACGATTTTAATGGAGAAAATTCGAATGTAAAAGTCCCGCCATACTTAAAATCTGGTGATACCATAGGCATTACTAGTCCTGCTGGCTTTATAACCGAAGCACAAGTACAGCCTTCTATATTACAGATGCAGAGTTGGGGTTTCAATATAAAAGTTGGATCGACCATTGGCAAAAGAGATTTTACTTATGGTGGAAGTGACGAAGAAAGAATGGCCGATTTTCAAAATATGTTAGACGATCCAAAAATTAACGCCATTATGTGTGCTCGTGGTGGTTATGGATTTGTTAGAATAATAGATAAATTAGATTTCACAGCATTTAAAAGAAATCCTAAATGGCTGATTGGTTTTAGTGATATTACAGTTTTGCATTCTCATTTAGCCAAAAATTTTGGTGTTGCTTCGATACATTCTAAAATGTGCAATAGTTTTCCTGATGATTGGACTAAAGCAGAACCTATTCAAATAGAAACAATTTTATCAATTAAAAATGCTTTAACAGGTCAGGAATTAAAATACATCGCTCCTATTAATATTTATAATCGATTTGGAAAAGCAAATGGATTATTGATTGGAGGAAACTTAAGCATAATTGAAACACTGGCTGGTAGTAATTCAGATTTAGATACCAGTGGAAAGATTCTCTTTGTAGAAGATACTGGAGAATATCTTTACAGTTTAGATAGAATGTTTTGGAACTTAAAACGCAGCGGAAAGCTAAAAAATTTGAAAGGCTTAATTGTAGGAGGTTTTAAAGTTAAGCCTGATGATATTGGCGAAGAATTTGGAAAAACCATTTATGATATTGTGCTAGAGAAAGTTAAAGAATATAACTATCCTATTTCATTTGATTTTCCTGTAGGCCATCAACGCAATAATTTTGCTTATAAATGTGGTACTAATCATAAATTTGAGGTAAATGAAAATGGTTCTTTTTTAGAAACCTTATAG
- a CDS encoding RNA methyltransferase produces MRKLKLDELNRLDIEEFKAQEKLPVVAVLDNVRSMHNIGSIFRTADGFALEKIFLCGITAQPPHREIEKTALGATQSVDWVHYATTIEAIADLRQLNYEIVAIEQAEKSTMLNTFKPDATKKYALIFGNEVDGVSDEVMNNIDECIEIPQFGTKHSFNIVISAGIVFWDFFAKLRL; encoded by the coding sequence ATGAGAAAATTAAAGTTAGATGAATTAAATCGTCTGGATATTGAAGAGTTTAAGGCACAAGAAAAGTTACCTGTAGTTGCGGTTTTAGATAATGTGAGAAGCATGCACAACATCGGTTCAATATTTAGAACTGCTGATGGATTTGCTTTAGAAAAAATATTTTTATGCGGAATAACCGCTCAACCACCTCATCGAGAAATTGAAAAAACTGCTCTAGGCGCTACACAATCGGTAGATTGGGTTCATTACGCGACAACTATAGAAGCAATTGCTGATTTGCGACAGTTAAATTATGAGATTGTTGCAATAGAACAGGCAGAAAAAAGTACGATGTTAAATACTTTTAAACCAGATGCAACTAAAAAGTATGCTTTAATATTTGGTAATGAGGTAGACGGCGTAAGTGACGAGGTAATGAATAACATAGATGAATGCATTGAAATTCCTCAGTTTGGCACTAAACATTCTTTTAATATTGTAATATCCGCTGGAATTGTATTTTGGGACTTCTTTGCAAAATTAAGGTTGTAA
- a CDS encoding DEAD/DEAH box helicase, giving the protein MSLDKLKLSKPLVTAMTDAGFLTPKDIQIKTMSRILGGQDVIVVGPEGSGKTTTYVLAALMKLKYAFEEAPRALILVPDADHVDLVLEQFKLLNRNSTFRILGIDSRGPIDTQMNDITDGVDIIVAVPDRARALYLKLALNTNKIQLFVVDNAELIVKKGLQLPVVELANSAYKAQHLVFTEVLHEKLNLMIAPFIKESSVTIEVDEIEEQEAEVYQQMLYQVPNFRTKLNLLTLLLGDADVFDKVLVFVNTRLTAQTVYKNFNHTNETEITIYKPLFFDDAGYDNIEDFKENEDSRILIVANENLGDLDIQGIPFIIHFELPELKETLIKRIVKQDEEEVIAITFSTDIELIEVKKIEQAIGQRMEVMELPDNLKLVDVAPKSKKKKTDNNTDDDSSERGAAFHEKKASNLKNYNYSAGTKAKMTYKNKKGLS; this is encoded by the coding sequence GTGTCTTTAGATAAATTAAAACTTAGCAAACCACTTGTAACGGCAATGACTGATGCAGGATTCTTAACACCAAAAGATATCCAAATCAAAACAATGTCTCGAATTTTAGGTGGACAAGATGTTATAGTAGTAGGACCAGAGGGTTCGGGGAAAACGACAACTTATGTTTTAGCTGCTTTAATGAAGTTGAAATATGCTTTTGAAGAAGCGCCGAGAGCATTAATTTTAGTTCCAGATGCTGATCATGTTGATCTTGTGCTGGAACAATTTAAACTACTAAATCGCAATTCTACTTTTAGAATATTAGGAATCGATAGTCGTGGGCCGATTGATACGCAAATGAATGACATTACTGATGGCGTAGACATAATCGTTGCTGTGCCTGATAGAGCTCGTGCTTTATATTTAAAATTAGCCCTAAACACAAATAAAATCCAATTATTTGTTGTTGACAATGCGGAACTAATAGTAAAGAAAGGTTTACAGCTGCCTGTTGTGGAACTTGCAAACAGCGCTTATAAAGCTCAGCATTTGGTTTTTACTGAGGTTTTACATGAGAAGTTAAATTTAATGATTGCACCTTTTATTAAAGAATCTTCTGTAACTATAGAAGTGGATGAAATTGAGGAGCAAGAAGCAGAGGTTTATCAGCAAATGTTGTATCAGGTTCCAAATTTTAGAACAAAGCTTAACCTTTTAACTTTGTTACTAGGAGATGCAGATGTTTTTGATAAAGTTTTGGTTTTCGTAAACACCAGATTAACTGCGCAAACAGTTTACAAAAACTTTAACCATACCAATGAAACTGAAATTACGATTTATAAGCCGTTATTTTTTGATGATGCAGGTTATGATAATATCGAAGATTTTAAAGAAAATGAAGATTCTAGAATTTTAATTGTTGCCAACGAGAATTTAGGTGATTTAGATATTCAAGGCATTCCATTTATTATCCATTTTGAACTTCCAGAGCTTAAAGAAACGCTGATAAAACGTATTGTTAAGCAGGATGAAGAAGAGGTTATCGCCATCACATTCTCTACTGATATCGAATTAATAGAAGTTAAAAAGATTGAACAAGCAATAGGTCAGCGAATGGAGGTGATGGAGTTACCAGATAATTTAAAACTGGTAGATGTAGCGCCAAAATCTAAAAAGAAAAAAACCGATAACAATACCGACGATGATTCATCGGAACGTGGCGCTGCTTTTCATGAGAAGAAAGCAAGTAATCTGAAAAACTATAACTATAGCGCAGGTACCAAAGCGAAAATGACATATAAAAATAAAAAGGGACTATCGTAA
- a CDS encoding histone H1 gives MEKFSKVKEAVAAIEADVEKFYNAGNAAAGTRVRKAMQDLKVLAQEIRAEVTDKKNTDK, from the coding sequence ATGGAAAAATTCTCAAAAGTAAAAGAGGCTGTTGCTGCAATTGAAGCAGATGTAGAAAAATTTTACAATGCTGGCAATGCAGCCGCTGGTACTCGTGTGCGTAAAGCAATGCAAGATCTTAAAGTATTAGCACAAGAAATTCGTGCAGAAGTAACTGACAAGAAAAACACTGACAAATAG
- a CDS encoding biliverdin-producing heme oxygenase: MIAELLKAATADNHKELESLMFVNEIMNNSLSVDEYKKLLIVNYVIHEKLEDKLISMLDNETANRLEITSRLKLPALEKDLKFWNIDRDALKNLNVDLYLPNNNIAEVLGALYVLEGSTLGGNVIKKHILANPNFKNSTEGLNYYGVYGSELGTKWKNFVLLMNEVVIEADYERCIKCANEMFNNLKNLSKQLNETVKY, encoded by the coding sequence ATGATAGCCGAATTATTAAAAGCCGCAACCGCAGACAATCATAAAGAATTAGAATCTTTAATGTTTGTAAATGAGATTATGAACAATTCTTTAAGTGTTGATGAATATAAAAAGCTGCTTATTGTAAATTACGTTATTCACGAAAAACTGGAAGACAAGCTAATAAGCATGTTAGATAATGAAACGGCAAATAGGCTTGAAATAACGAGCAGATTAAAATTACCTGCTTTGGAAAAGGACTTAAAATTTTGGAATATAGATCGTGATGCTTTAAAAAATTTAAATGTCGATTTATACTTGCCAAATAATAACATTGCTGAAGTTTTAGGTGCATTATATGTGCTAGAAGGGTCTACACTGGGTGGAAACGTAATTAAAAAGCACATTTTAGCAAATCCAAATTTCAAAAATTCGACCGAAGGATTAAATTATTATGGTGTTTATGGAAGCGAGCTAGGAACGAAATGGAAAAACTTTGTTTTACTGATGAATGAGGTGGTTATTGAAGCAGATTATGAGCGCTGTATTAAATGCGCTAATGAAATGTTTAATAACTTAAAAAACCTTTCGAAACAGCTAAATGAAACTGTGAAATATTGA